One genomic window of Halanaerobium saccharolyticum subsp. saccharolyticum DSM 6643 includes the following:
- the dnaK gene encoding molecular chaperone DnaK — protein sequence MGKVIGIDLGTTNSCVAVMEGGEPTVIPNKEGARTTPSVVAYSKKGERIVGEHAKRQAVTNPDQTIASIKREMGTDYSVTLNDEEYNPQQISAMILQKLKRDAEEYLGEDVEEAVITVPAYFSDAQRQATKDAGKIAGLKVERIINEPTAASLAYGLDDKGEETILVYDLGGGTFDVSILDIGDGVFEVIATNGNNHLGGDDFDQRIIDHLAEEFKNRTGIDLKKDKMALQRLKDAAEKAKIELSSVKQTNINLPFITQTDEGPEHLDIDLTRAKFESLISDLIEQSMEPARKALEDAGMDKSDIDEVILVGGSTRIPAVQEAVKGLIGKDAHKGINPDEVVAVGAAIQGGILAGDVDDVVLLDVTPLSLGIETLGGVFTKLIDKNTTIPTSKSKIFSTATDNQSSVDIHVLQGERKMAKDNKTLGRFQLTDIPPAPRGVPQIEVEFDIDKNGIVHVSAKDKGTGNEQKITIKSTGSLSEEEIEEMVKDAEEHAEEDKKRVEKIETRNEADALVHQTEKTLDEAGDKVDESIKDKVEAAKAELKDVLEKEDAETEEIKDKMEALTDELTELSSELYSQAEGAQPGAGAAGAQPGAGQAGPQPGAEASQADDNTVDVDFEEVDDEEK from the coding sequence ATGGGTAAAGTAATTGGTATTGACTTAGGAACAACTAATTCATGTGTGGCAGTAATGGAAGGTGGAGAGCCAACTGTTATTCCAAACAAAGAAGGTGCTAGAACTACTCCTTCTGTTGTAGCATATTCTAAAAAGGGAGAAAGAATTGTCGGTGAACATGCAAAGCGTCAGGCTGTAACTAATCCTGATCAGACAATTGCTTCAATTAAAAGAGAAATGGGTACAGATTATAGTGTAACACTTAACGACGAAGAATATAATCCACAGCAGATTTCTGCTATGATTTTACAGAAATTAAAAAGAGATGCTGAAGAATATTTAGGAGAAGATGTAGAAGAAGCTGTTATTACAGTACCTGCATACTTCAGTGATGCTCAGCGTCAGGCAACAAAAGATGCTGGTAAGATTGCAGGTTTAAAAGTAGAAAGAATTATTAATGAGCCTACCGCTGCATCTCTAGCTTATGGACTTGATGATAAAGGTGAAGAAACCATCTTGGTTTATGACCTTGGTGGCGGTACTTTTGATGTTTCCATTCTAGATATTGGAGATGGAGTCTTTGAAGTTATTGCAACTAATGGTAATAACCACTTAGGTGGAGATGATTTTGATCAGAGAATTATTGATCATTTAGCCGAAGAATTTAAAAATAGAACTGGAATTGACTTAAAGAAAGATAAGATGGCACTTCAGCGTTTAAAAGATGCAGCTGAGAAAGCAAAAATTGAGCTTTCCAGTGTTAAGCAGACAAACATTAACCTGCCATTTATTACTCAAACTGATGAAGGACCTGAACACTTAGATATTGATTTAACTAGAGCTAAGTTTGAGAGTCTAATCAGTGATTTGATTGAGCAATCTATGGAACCAGCTCGTAAAGCATTAGAAGATGCTGGAATGGATAAATCTGATATTGATGAAGTTATCTTAGTTGGTGGATCTACCAGAATTCCTGCTGTACAGGAAGCAGTTAAAGGTTTAATTGGTAAGGATGCTCACAAAGGAATTAATCCTGATGAAGTTGTAGCAGTTGGTGCAGCAATTCAGGGGGGAATTTTAGCAGGAGATGTAGATGATGTAGTATTATTAGATGTTACACCTCTGTCTCTCGGTATTGAAACACTTGGTGGAGTATTTACTAAATTAATTGATAAAAATACTACAATTCCTACTTCAAAAAGTAAGATTTTCTCCACTGCAACTGATAATCAGTCAAGTGTAGATATTCATGTTCTGCAGGGTGAGAGAAAAATGGCTAAAGATAATAAGACCTTAGGTCGTTTTCAGTTAACTGATATTCCACCTGCACCACGTGGAGTACCTCAGATTGAAGTAGAATTTGATATTGACAAAAATGGTATTGTTCACGTATCTGCTAAAGATAAGGGTACAGGCAATGAGCAAAAGATTACCATTAAATCTACAGGTAGTTTATCTGAAGAAGAAATAGAAGAAATGGTAAAAGATGCTGAAGAACATGCTGAAGAAGATAAAAAACGTGTAGAAAAAATTGAAACACGTAATGAAGCAGATGCTCTAGTTCATCAAACAGAAAAGACTTTAGATGAAGCAGGAGATAAAGTTGATGAATCAATTAAAGATAAGGTTGAAGCAGCTAAGGCTGAATTAAAAGATGTATTAGAAAAAGAAGATGCTGAGACTGAAGAGATTAAAGATAAAATGGAAGCTTTAACTGATGAATTAACAGAGTTAAGTTCTGAATTATATTCTCAAGCTGAAGGAGCTCAACCTGGTGCTGGTGCAGCAGGTGCACAGCCAGGAGCAGGCCAAGCAGGACCACAGCCTGGAGCAGAAGCTTCTCAAGCAGATGACAATACAGTTGATGTAGATTTTGAAGAAGTAGATGACGAAGAGAAATAA
- the grpE gene encoding nucleotide exchange factor GrpE encodes MNKEKKEEIELENENSAAENNKTAEENEEIKEENTASQNETEAESESKRDGIQIEISREELIEEVKEKDEKIEEMDAEIDDLLSRLQRLQADFVNYRKRSKREKSEMTTRGKVELCSSLLPVLDNFERALKAEENESDFYKGVEMIYNQLLKSFADEGIEEIIALGEEFNPEYHEAIMRVESDEFEEGTVTEIVQKGFILDDRVIRPAMVKVAG; translated from the coding sequence ATGAACAAAGAAAAAAAAGAAGAGATTGAACTTGAAAATGAAAATTCAGCAGCAGAAAATAATAAAACTGCTGAAGAAAATGAGGAAATCAAAGAAGAAAACACTGCATCCCAAAATGAAACAGAAGCAGAAAGCGAATCAAAACGTGATGGTATTCAAATTGAAATTTCTCGGGAAGAATTAATTGAAGAAGTTAAGGAAAAAGATGAAAAGATTGAAGAAATGGATGCAGAAATAGATGATCTATTAAGCAGATTACAGAGATTACAGGCTGATTTTGTTAATTATAGAAAACGAAGTAAGCGAGAAAAATCAGAAATGACTACACGAGGAAAAGTTGAACTTTGTAGTAGTTTATTACCTGTATTAGATAATTTCGAACGTGCTTTAAAAGCAGAAGAAAACGAAAGTGATTTTTATAAAGGTGTAGAAATGATTTATAATCAGCTTTTAAAAAGTTTTGCTGATGAAGGAATTGAAGAAATAATTGCGCTGGGAGAAGAATTTAACCCAGAATATCATGAGGCAATTATGAGGGTTGAGAGTGATGAGTTTGAAGAAGGTACTGTAACTGAAATAGTTCAAAAAGGTTTTATTTTAGATGATAGAGTTATTCGACCCGCTATGGTTAAAGTAGCAGGTTAA